A DNA window from Planctomycetia bacterium contains the following coding sequences:
- a CDS encoding chemotaxis protein CheW: MNKRTRQFCTFYVDDLFLGIDVQQIQEVIRYQTMTRVPLAPAAISGLINLRGQIVTAIDLRRRLGAPLRQPDQPPMNVVVRDGENAVSLLVDRIGDVLEVDDELFESPPSTVRADVRGLITGAYKLPDRLLLVLDRGRALAESDGAETRLAG; this comes from the coding sequence ATGAATAAACGTACCCGACAGTTTTGCACGTTCTACGTCGACGATTTGTTTCTCGGCATCGACGTGCAACAGATCCAAGAAGTGATTCGGTATCAGACGATGACGCGGGTGCCGCTGGCGCCGGCGGCCATCAGCGGGCTGATCAACTTGCGGGGTCAGATCGTCACGGCGATCGATCTTCGCCGGCGACTCGGCGCACCGCTTCGCCAGCCGGATCAGCCGCCGATGAACGTCGTCGTGCGCGACGGCGAGAACGCGGTGAGCCTGCTCGTCGATCGGATCGGCGATGTGCTCGAGGTCGACGACGAATTGTTCGAATCTCCGCCGTCGACCGTGCGCGCCGACGTTCGCGGACTCATCACAGGGGCTTACAAACTTCCCGATCGGTTGCTGCTCGTCTTAGATCGAGGACGAGCGTTGGCCGAAAGCGACGGAGCGGAAACACGACTGGCCGGGTGA
- a CDS encoding chemotaxis protein CheW, with translation MEFADAELIADFVVESQEGLADIEQQMLAIEAGGAQPDADLVNAVFRTMHTIKGTAGFLGLSRIGSLAHSLEEVLNGMRNREVATSSELVTSILKAADFMKGLIDSVETSNDADITEHVAAMHRYRPVTEGEATVEAAQAEVVAEPITAPENNTAATGGAGPELSEAVREFLIECYENLDRMDHDLFVLEQNPAAENLLRGIFRTMHTIKGGAGFLGLGALEKLAHTAENLLSKLRDGKRTLTSDIAGALSATVDKCREGLRLVEVAQSDVGFDTESVVRQLLLADRDEKSPTIVAEIANPLVVPAALPVAPAAPSVAPSSIAPVLPTAEAASSEKSQLAAGDSTIRVDVGLLDKLMTRVGELVLARNQIVQFTSKLEDMAFIRTAQRLNLITTELQESVMKMRMQPIGNVWSKFPRVVRDLASQLGKQVRIDMEGKETELDKTIVEAIKDPLTHLVRNSVDHGIEGPEQRRAAGKQIEGCLLLRAYHEGGQVNIEITDDGAGLNLDRIRKKAIDKGLLTPDQAGRMSDRDVAQLIFAPGFSTAEQVTSVSGRGVGMDVVKTNIERISGTIDLQSRPGQGTTIKIKIPLTLAIIPALVVTNDGDRYAIPQVSLLELVRLEGDEVKKNIEYVHGAPVYRLRGKLLPLVYLSQRLGLAERRETKEESASDATPNDRAANDCAANEGAVNIVVLRANDRQFGLVVDKVNDTEEIVVKPLSRQLKGLSEYSGATIMGDGTVALILDVMGLAIAAGLAAEMREQKNSGASKSDEKAGRPLETLLVVDLGDSRRFALPTSMISRLEKVSHSDIEYADGREVIQYRGAILPLVRLSEVFGAAPQAGSPQDELQIVVYADQDHHCGLVVQRIVDIVETELNLSTSKRDDDNLLGTSIIQQRVTDVLNLRRLARRPAATKFKSH, from the coding sequence ATGGAATTCGCCGACGCCGAGCTCATCGCCGACTTCGTGGTCGAGTCGCAAGAAGGACTCGCCGACATCGAGCAACAGATGCTCGCGATCGAAGCCGGCGGCGCGCAGCCCGACGCCGACTTGGTCAACGCCGTGTTTCGCACGATGCACACGATCAAGGGAACGGCCGGATTTCTCGGCCTCAGCCGGATCGGATCGTTGGCGCATAGCTTGGAAGAAGTTCTCAACGGCATGCGCAATCGTGAGGTGGCGACCAGCTCGGAGCTCGTCACGTCGATCTTGAAGGCCGCCGACTTCATGAAGGGGCTGATCGACTCGGTCGAGACGTCGAACGACGCCGACATCACGGAACACGTCGCGGCGATGCACCGCTACCGGCCCGTCACCGAAGGCGAAGCCACGGTCGAGGCGGCGCAGGCTGAAGTCGTCGCCGAACCAATTACCGCACCGGAAAACAATACGGCGGCCACCGGCGGCGCCGGGCCGGAGCTCAGCGAAGCGGTGCGTGAGTTTTTGATCGAATGCTACGAAAACCTCGATCGAATGGATCACGACCTATTCGTGTTGGAGCAAAACCCGGCCGCGGAGAATTTGCTGCGCGGCATCTTCCGCACGATGCACACGATTAAAGGGGGGGCAGGCTTTTTGGGCCTCGGAGCATTGGAAAAGCTTGCCCATACGGCCGAAAATCTGCTCAGCAAACTGCGCGACGGAAAGCGAACCCTCACGTCCGACATCGCCGGCGCACTCTCCGCGACGGTCGATAAATGTCGTGAAGGGCTCCGCCTGGTCGAGGTTGCCCAGAGCGATGTCGGGTTCGACACGGAATCGGTCGTGCGGCAGCTGCTGCTTGCAGACCGAGACGAGAAGAGCCCGACGATCGTTGCTGAGATCGCGAATCCGCTCGTCGTTCCTGCGGCGTTGCCCGTCGCACCGGCCGCGCCTTCCGTCGCTCCGTCGTCCATTGCTCCGGTGTTGCCCACGGCCGAAGCGGCTTCGTCGGAGAAGTCGCAGCTCGCGGCCGGCGACAGCACGATTCGGGTCGATGTCGGGCTGCTCGATAAGTTGATGACGCGCGTCGGCGAGTTGGTTCTCGCGCGGAATCAGATCGTGCAGTTTACGAGCAAGCTTGAAGACATGGCCTTCATCCGCACGGCGCAGCGTTTGAATCTCATCACGACCGAGCTGCAAGAGAGCGTGATGAAGATGCGGATGCAGCCGATCGGCAACGTCTGGTCGAAGTTTCCGCGCGTCGTTCGGGATCTTGCTTCGCAACTCGGCAAGCAAGTCCGGATCGACATGGAAGGAAAAGAGACCGAGCTCGATAAGACGATCGTCGAAGCGATCAAAGATCCGCTGACGCACTTGGTGCGCAACTCGGTCGACCACGGCATCGAAGGGCCGGAGCAACGGCGTGCGGCCGGCAAGCAGATCGAGGGCTGCTTACTGCTGCGGGCCTATCACGAAGGGGGCCAAGTCAACATCGAGATCACCGACGACGGCGCCGGATTGAACCTCGATCGGATTCGCAAGAAAGCGATCGACAAGGGATTGCTCACGCCGGATCAAGCCGGGCGAATGTCCGATCGAGACGTCGCGCAGTTGATCTTCGCACCCGGCTTCTCCACGGCCGAGCAAGTGACGAGCGTCTCCGGGCGCGGCGTGGGGATGGACGTCGTGAAGACGAACATCGAACGCATCAGCGGCACGATCGATCTGCAAAGCCGGCCCGGCCAAGGGACGACGATCAAGATCAAAATCCCGCTCACGTTGGCGATCATCCCGGCCTTGGTCGTGACGAACGACGGCGATCGCTACGCGATTCCGCAAGTCAGCTTGTTGGAGCTCGTTCGGCTCGAAGGGGACGAAGTGAAGAAGAACATCGAATACGTGCACGGCGCGCCGGTGTATCGGCTGCGCGGGAAGTTGTTGCCGCTGGTTTATCTCTCGCAACGCTTGGGATTGGCCGAGCGCCGGGAGACGAAAGAGGAGTCGGCGAGCGACGCAACTCCGAACGACAGAGCTGCGAATGACTGCGCTGCAAATGAGGGAGCGGTGAACATCGTCGTGCTGCGGGCCAACGATCGGCAGTTCGGGCTCGTCGTCGACAAGGTGAACGATACGGAAGAGATCGTGGTGAAGCCGCTCAGTCGACAACTGAAAGGGCTTTCCGAGTATTCCGGCGCGACGATCATGGGCGATGGCACGGTTGCCCTGATTCTCGACGTGATGGGGCTCGCCATCGCCGCCGGATTGGCCGCCGAAATGCGCGAGCAGAAGAATTCCGGCGCGTCGAAAAGCGATGAGAAAGCGGGTCGTCCGCTCGAGACGTTGCTCGTCGTCGACTTGGGAGACAGCCGACGCTTCGCGCTGCCGACCTCGATGATCTCGCGGCTCGAAAAGGTTTCGCACTCCGACATCGAATACGCCGACGGCCGAGAAGTGATTCAATATCGCGGCGCGATCTTGCCGCTGGTGCGATTGAGCGAAGTGTTCGGTGCCGCACCGCAAGCAGGATCGCCGCAAGACGAACTGCAAATCGTCGTCTATGCCGATCAAGACCATCATTGCGGGCTCGTCGTGCAGCGGATCGTCGACATCGTAGAAACGGAATTGAACCTCTCGACCTCGAAGCGCGACGACGACAACCTGCTCGGTACTTCGATTATTCAACAGCGCGTAACCGACGTGCTCAACCTGCGCCGCCTCGCCCGACGGCCTGCCGCCACCAAGTTCAAGAGCCATTAG